DNA from Tripterygium wilfordii isolate XIE 37 chromosome 4, ASM1340144v1, whole genome shotgun sequence:
GAAAATGGATTTAGGTTTCTGACCTCTGTTTAATTTTACAAGTGTGGACTGTGGACTCTGCTGGTCTAAGGGGTGTTGTGATAATACTGGGGTGAAGTCTTACATTTGCTGCTGGATTTGAGTGTTTTTAATCATCCTGAGATCTTTGAGGTTTTCTTTTTGGTTGCATGCTTCCTAGAATTCCATCAGTTGTgtgatattttttgttcttaaaagtgtgtAGTCTACCTCCAGTAGAAAAAAAACTGACTCATAGGTGAGGCTTCACTTTCATCTTCCCTTGGATTGTATTAAATAGTTACTTGgtatatatttatttgtattaccTCTCAGATTTAGATACACTAAGTTGTTTGTTTGACCAAGACTAGGTAAGGAACTTTTGTTTATCCAATGTTGCATTGAAAAAGACTTTTGTTTATCCAATGTTACCTTTGATGGTTTAGTTATGTGAGGTATGTAAAACATGTTTATATAGATTGAGTTAAAATGGTTTTAAGTTGTTTGGAAGGTTAAGACGATGGAATAATGTTGGTAGGAATTCATTTTGATGGataattttatatattgtattgtTATTGATCGGATGATGGATTTGGTTGTTGCTTCATGGTATTATGTCGGTTCACATAATGCTCTTGTACTTTGAATGCAGGCCACTTTTGAATGTCTTCTGAAAACATATGGTTTCTTGACACCTGATTTCTGGAGGGAAACACGTTTCACCAAGTCTCCTTTCCAGGAATATACTGATATCTTGGGAAAGCCAACTAAACCCCTCATTCTTGATGAGGTTGAGAAAGTAGAACCATAAGAGTGATTGGAAGTTGCCTGTCTTAGTTTTGCAAGAGTTGCTCGAATGAGTTACCCTGTAAGTTAAGACAATAAGTACTATTTTTTTGTTACTATTTTCTCTTTTGGGAGTTTTTGACATTTggtattttcatattttgtttatCACTGTCCTGTTATTATTTTAGGCCTAACTAAATGGGCTTGCTGTCACATGGatcttgttttatgtttttccaTTATGGTTTTGTTTACCTGATTGTTCTGCTTTAGTTGTTTTGCACGACAGATTTTTGGGAGCCTCTAATGAATCACACTTTCATGAATCCCCATTGAAACTTAGATTCACACTGATAATTTTGCTGGCCCTAGCAAAGTTGTCTTCTTTTCTTATGAAATTTTTagcctttcttttccttttgaaaaTGTTTGGTTACTATGCCTTGTGGTTGAGGTCACTTGTAATTTAGGGAAGTACATTGTTATTGGTACTGAATTCTTGTTTAATATAGGATAGGGTAAAAGTCTAACGTTAAATGGGTCGGTTAGAGGTTGAAATCTGATTGTTTTTCATTATTATCTGAGCTTGAGGGGGTTGGGTTTGTACTTTGTAACTTGTTGAGATCTTGAGTGGCTTAGCTTAAATGCAGGAAAGTGTGGAGTATAACATTTATTGTGGCTGTGAGCTAGAAAGGGATTCACACTGGTGGTTGATATCTGATTGTTTTTGACATGTAGTGTTACTCAAGTCATTTTATTCTCGTTTAATCCCTTTCTATCTCACAGGGGCATAACTACCTTTTGAGCTTTGTGATTTGGTTATGAAATTTTCTTTGGcatgaagcatgaaggaactcAATTTTCAGGTCAAAATTTTATATCAATACGTCTCGGGTCTCTATTGTTATGGGTTTGATTGGTAGAGTGGTTGGAGTGATTTTCGACGCTAatggaaaaattatgaaaaaaaaggtTATGAGGTGTGTGTAAAAGTTGATGTTAaagtaaaatattatttattaaatttttataataagttttttgtttttaaatctaATCTAATATGTATAATTAATTGTTGAAActaattttatcttttattataaatataataaaatgaaaaaatggtTAATCTTCCCGTTATTTTGCCAGCGGGAATGCACCGTTTGGCGCAGCAAGACCGTTTTAGTGGAACCGCTTGGGTTTCTGCTGCACCAAATGGTGCCTATATATGTTACGAAAACAGCATATTGGGTTGGCGTTATATAGAAGAAGTAATTGAATTATCATTAGATTGTAACATTTTCTGTGGTTTTGAGTCAAATCAGAACGGCATGATTTTTCGAGTTGAAGTTGAGGAATTTCGTCAACTTTTTTTCACGTTAAGGAGTTTTTAATCGCTGAATTCCTGTCATTGGCTCGTGATGTACAGAAAGTTAAAGTAGACTAGTAGAATGTATTTGGAATTACTGTCCGGATTTAAGCAACCAGTTTACGGATCAAAAGTCAGGTAAAAGTCGTATATTAAATTAGAATCCCGCGAATAGCAAACTAGAGGCATCGCCTTTCACAGCCACTCCTGGACAAGAAATTTCTAACCACTAATTCCTGGCCTGGATCATAAAGGATACGTGTAGTTGACCCATTTGCGAGGAGACTATGGGATAAGGAAATGGATCATAGCCAATAGCCCCAAGTCAAGCGCTTTGTGTAGGCTTCTACCCTCCACTTCCTCAAAACTACTAATAACAAGAGTTTATCCATTCCATCATCAGGAGTGAGTAGTAGCAGGCACAGATCCTGAtacctgagagagagagagagcagagaTGGCTTCCAGGACCATGACAGCCTCATTCCTAGCCTCCCCTGTGACCAAGCATCAGCCTTTCGCAGGTGCTCGTAGAGGACTCATTGTGGCCAAGGCTTCAAGACCCATAGAGGGAGAGAGGTTGAGCTTGGACAACAAGGAAGAGAGCGGCAGTGGAAGGAGGAGGGAGTTGGTGTTTGCAGCTGCAGCTGCTGCGGCATGCTCTATTGCCAAGGTTGCCATGGCTGATGAGCCCAAGAGGGGGTCCCCTGATGCTAGGAAGAAGTATGCACCTATCTGTGTTACAATGCCTACTGCTAGTATTTGTCGCTATTGATGTGAATGTCGTTCTTCTGATCAGTAGTAGTTGATTTAGTTTGTATTTGGAAGGAAAACCTTGTATGCAATCTGTAATCTTCCTGTTGGAGAAAACCTCATCGTAATTCGTGTCCAAAATTTTCTTTAGCTTTTGTTTTCATTCCCAGAtccaatttttttattcaaattccaACCCTTTTCATCCGGGACCTTGTTTGCTGAAAATCAATCATGTCTCAGTATGATCAGTTGGGTTTTGATCAGATTTGAAAAGACAATGATCTCTCTTAATTTGCACTTCTGTGGGTAGATCAATCTAAGCTGTTTAGTTTCAAGGAAGAAAATAATACTCCAAGACTGACCTACTCAAAGGGCCCTCGAGTGTAAGGGCAGAAGGGAACTTGACTGCAAGATCTTTAAATTGCAAATTAAGCTTATTCCAGGAATCCAAAAACATAATTTTATTACCAATATAAGTTGCCAAGAGAACCAGAGAAGGTACTCACAAAAAAGTCAACAGAAAGTCtagaaaagaaagacaaaaatcaTCAAGTTAACAACAGGAAATCCAATGCGTTAACATTCGATGCGGTTATTGGGATAAAGAAAACACTGGCCCAATGCCCGACTCATTCAGCTTTTCCATCTTGCCAGACGGAAACATGATTGCGTATTTCTTCCATTGCTAGCTGATGAGCACTCTTATTCTGCAGCTATGCAAGCTCATCAATGCGATGGTGATAGCTCTGGAGTCTCATATTTATCAATCAATTCTTTCAGTTTCTCAAACCCCTGATGAGCAACAGTGAGCACCAACATCAATTATTCATCCTCAGTCAGTCAAACAATATCCACTCGAATCAGGAAAATATTCAATATGTGAAGTAAAACAAGAATTGATCGTGAAAGCAGCTTTAATACATATATCAGAAAAGGTGGGTTAATGCTCACCAAACGGTTTGTGAAGTTGCCGAATGATTCTTTGGATTGTCTCTCTCGTTTCCAATAATAAAACAAAGGTTCCAAAACTTTTTCGAAGTCTTGAACTTTAACCTTATCCATGAAGGCTGTTGCCAACCTGGTTTGATTGGCAGCGCCCCCAAGCCAAATCTATCCAAACACGAGGTAAAATGGGTAACATGTTCATCATGATTCTCATAATTAACCAGAATAAAGTGGCTATAAAGCTATAATTTTGGGGCTTGTGATACCTGATAGCTATTGGGACCGTCGCCAACAAGGCCTAGTTCTGCCATGTACGGTCTAGCACAACCATTAGGGCAGCCAGTGATTCTTATTACCACAGAATCATCGTACGTTAGACCAACCTAAAATCACAAAGTCTCTGCCTGTTAGTAAAATTACCTATCTAGAAATTGATCTGAGCAATCAAATCCATAAAACAATTTTGTCGACAATTACATACCTTCTCAAATACAGCTCGGACTCGCTTGAGGATATCAGGGATTCCTCTTTCAGCTTCAGTAACTGCCAACGAGCAAAGTGGGAAAGCTGGACATGCCATTGCAGTTATGTTGAGGGGATCTACATACGTAGGTTGCTGTTGAACACAGAAAATGTCAAGATGTAAGTATTGGCGGTCAATCACCAGAGAAGGAGATGGAACAGTAAATGCTACATAAATTCCTAACCAACTAAGTAGACATCACCATAGTTCTTAAATGCAATCTGAATGATCAGATCTGAGAATAGTTCAATTAGCTTGCTGAATAGAAACTttggaatcaaaaccaaaacctttGGTTATACAGAGTTCTAATACTCAAGTGTACATCAGAAATTCTTGGTTATATTCAACTTAAAAAGAAAGTGCATTGATAGAATCCAAACAGCATTTCCATAAATCAAAAAGATCTTCCCCGCAAATGAAAACTATCTTACCAGTAAACCAGCCTGTGCAAGAACTGTGGAGATGGGACGCTTCCACTCATCTCGGACATCGCACAAGATGAGGTTCTGGCTTGGTGTGATACGCATATTTAAGTCATACTTCTCTATTACCTCCCTCAACGCCTTCTTCATATTTCCCCTAATACGGCCGCTATCAATTTGAAGTCCACAGAAAAAGCCACCATCACCCTACCAAATTTTTTAGTAGTTAGAAGACATAGGAATAAAAGTAAGAAGAAAATGTTCAGTAAATGATGATATATCCCAAGCAGAATCAGTAAAGACTAATGGGTATGATGGAGTTAAAATGTAAGATCAGAACTACAATATTGGAATCTATTGACAGACCTGCTCATGCCACCCCAAGTAACTTTTGAATTCCCACTCAGGCAATTCACGGAAAGGCTCAAGCTTCTTTCCATAATACTGCTCAACTACATTTCTAAATTTTTCAATGCCCCAGGAGCTGATCAAATATTTCATTCTGCTGTACTTACGATCATCTCTTCTCCCATTTTCCCGTTGTGTAACGACAATAGCTTTCACAACATACAATATATCTTCTTTTGGCACATAACCCAATGGCTCAGCCAAACGGGGGAAGGTACTCTCCAACCTATGTGTCCTTCCCATACCTCCACCAACCTGAAATTGAATATAAGAGATTCACAGTCGTAAGGCaataatataacaaaaaaacGGTTGGAAGAAACTGTCTTTTGCTTACATATATGTTGAACCCCTGAGGCTCTCCATTTTCATCAGATACAACAACCACACCAATATCATTGGTGAGGATATCCACGGAGTTGTCTGTTGGCACAGTgactgcaattttgaacttccttGGCAAGAACTGAGTTCCATAGATAGGCTCAGGTAAATCAGGGAAATTTGTTCCATGAGAGTTATCATTGCGGGCCTTCACGACTTCAGGAGGTTCAGCTGACATAATCTTCTCTCCGTCCAACCACATATCGTAGTAGAAACCTGATTGAGGAGTTAGGAGTGCAGCTATATTCTCTGCAGTCTTCTGTGCAAACTGGTAGTCCTTTCTTACAAATGGAGCAGGAGGAGCGAGAACATTCCTGTTTAGATCACCACAAGCACCAAGAGTTGAAGCCATACTTCTAATAATGCTAGTCAATGCAGTCTTGAGGTTCTGCTTCAGAACACCATGGAGCTGAAAAGTTTGCCTGGTTGTCAAACGAAGTGTTCCAATTCCAAACTGATCAGCAAGATCATCCATGGTCAAGTATAGCTTGTTTGAGACTTTTCCACAAGGATTCTTCGTCCGAATCATAAACGAGTATGACCTTGTACCACGCTCATCTCTGTTGTACTGCTGATAGCTCCCATGGAACTTAATTAACTGCGTAGCAGCCTCATTGACATTTTGGGCATCGGTCAATAACTCCTCATTGAGTGGATACCTTATGAAATTGCTATTCTCCTTTATTATTTCAACATTACTACGCTTTGGCCCAGCAGCAGTGTCTGGCTTTACTGGCTGCAAAGTGGTAACAAAAGTTAGTACACTAAAACACTTGAAGCACAAGATACCAACAGTACTCGATCAATCTTAGATTCAACCCAAGCCTTAATCCCAAACACTAAGGTTCAGATAATGGTATTAACATACAAAATTTAGAAAGTCCTTGTAGAGTACATATACTGGCAAtgataattagttaattacaaAATACATCACTGCAATTGCTATAAATCTTAGATTTCACCACATGAAATATTTTAagtttgttcatttgagaacaaatTCAACTATCAAGAGatgtccaaaaacaaaaaatcattcGTATGACAACATCGGAGTAAATGACGAAAATCTGTATAATTTGGGTATATGGTTGAATAGAACAATTCGCAATCatacatcaacaaaaaaaactatACGATTCGCTATGTCTCCAATAATCTCTAAACTAAAACTTAGAATTTGACCCTAGACCTccatccaaaaataaataaataaatacttcTCCATATCAAAAACGACATAAGCAAGCAGACACAAAGCCAAGCAACAACACAAAACCGACACCGTTGCAACTTCTTCATTCtcttctctctgttttcttCGACATTAGCATCTCTTCATTTCCATTCCTCTCGTTCCTTCTCAAAAGCATAGATTtttcacaaagaatcaaattttaaaacgccaaaaaagagtcaaaaaagaaaacatagggAAGCCAAAAGCGCCATCAAAGGGGAATTACCGTCGATACAGCTCGTATAACAGAAGGACGAGCACGGGGACTAGGAATAACACGCAAATTCCGAGTCAGAGCAAAAGAATTCGAAGCTCTCAAGCCATTAAAGCTCTGGATCCGAATCTTCGGATCCTTGGACACCACAGCATTGGCAGCCCCAAACGACGACGTCGCCATCACCTAAACAATAGCCCTTCAGAATCGAAACAACAgaactctctagggttttagcAGGGAAGAGAATGTAGCGAGAGAGAACCAGAAAGGATGCGGCTGTTCGACTATGGGTTGGTGGGGAACAAGCTGAAGATGGAGACTCTCCGTACACATTTCGTTTTAATTTATACTCGTAGTCGCTTACGCACCTTCACGTGCCTGACACGAGTACCTTTCTGTGAACTTTTGTAGTTTCCCACGCGCAGGACCCAAGTCGTGTCTAGTTTCCCACATAAAAATTTCCTATAATGGGGAAGATGGCGCGTGGGATTTGGAATCGACAAATATGCTAAGAAATGCCAACAAAATCAAAGTTGGATTCTATTTTTAAAGTTGAATCTGGACGGTATTGCGTTGCGTGGTTGGTCAAAGCAGATCAGGCTTTTTATGTTGAACCTGGACGGTATTGCGTTGAATGGGAGGTCACATCAGATAAGGCTGCCGTTGGATTTAAAAAggtaataaatttttttgagagGCTGATGTTATGTGCGCAAGGGTCCATGGTAAGCAAAGTGAAGTTTTACACGTGCCAGTCAATAACTGGTTGTGGCGGTCTGAAgtatttttcccccttttttttcaTACCAGTACCAGAGTCCATGAAAAATAaggggtttagtgcatataggtcatTGAAAGATATCTCCGTTTGCAATTAGatcatccaaagaaaaaaattccaaattaaGTCACTCAAAGTtttaattttaagcaattaagtCATGATGGTGTAATTCCGACCAATTGGTTGTCGGAATTTGCTGAGGTGTCAGTTTATTCATATGTGgactaaaattaaaataaatttgcaACAGtagaatattaaaataaaaataaaaaatgccacatggaatataaacataaattaaaatgaaattaattttaaaaaagaaaaataaattaaaagaaaaaaatgaagagtacAGATGTGTGCTTTTATCCTAGTTCGAAACCagaattaaaaggaaaaaaaaaatcaagagtgCAGGTCTTGAGATGAGAAAGACGAAGAGATTGGCTATGCCTATGGTCGACTTAACCACTCCCATCATCGTCAACATAATGATGTATAAAAACAGAAAAGTGCCCACGAACTCTGCAATCCCAAACCGGTAAAATGACCATCGACCACGAGGTCAGTTCGAGTACTTGCCGCCTTCATCTTGGTTCTGAGCCGCCGTCCCTATCGGCTCCCCTCCGAGTACTTGTTGGCTCCCAACTTAACTTCCTCTTCCTTGCCCTCCATTGCTCAAATCAGAGTCTCCTAGTCTTTCACCGTCCGATCTTAGTTCAAATGAAGGAGATCCACAGAGAGAGAGGAGCTGATGGAAGAATTGTAGGTTGAGTTTGCTTTTGGTGTTTCACGTAAGAGAGAATGGGTGGGGGTGGGTATATctgattgtttgatttttttattgtttattcaatttttttccaaaGTAAGTTGTCATTATCCACGTAATCAAAAATTTCATGTCATTTGGGTCCATGTAGGCAGCAATCGGACACATCAACAATTTCCGGTGACCAATTGATTGAAATTGGATCATCATAACCTAATTGATTAAAATAAGAACATTAAGTaattcaatttgaatttttttttttaagtgacCTAATTATAAACTGAGGTATctttgaataaccaatttgaaCTAAACCCAtgaaaaaatatgtaataacagaaatgaaaacaaataacatCTAAAGTCTAAACTGTGTCCTTTAGATTAGTAGTGAATATGGGCTTGAAACAAGACCTAGGCTAATCGGCCCAATGCTCAAGAGGATAGGCCCATGATGAAAAAGGGCGAAGACCGCTTGAGAAGCCCATACCAAAGAACAGCGGTATCCTCCTTATCCTTTCGGTCAAATGTTCATTCTTCCTCAGCCTGACGATTTAATTTTACTCTCCCCTCTCCCCCCAGGCCATGCCATCGACGATGGATAATGGATATTCCAATATTGCCCCTGCGCCTCCATCAAATGACCGAATCATGCTCAACGTCGGTGGTACTCTCTTCGAGACTACCATATCAACGCTTGAATCCGGTGGTCCAGACTCTCTACTGGCCGCCCTCGCGAACCGTCCAAGCCACGAGTCCCAACCGGTTTTCATAGACCGGGACCCCGAGATTTTCTCGGTTCTCCTCACACTTCTCCGGTCAAACCGCATCCCCTCCACCGCCAGCCGCTTCTCCAAGCAAGAACTCACTGACGAAGCCCTCTACTACGGCATCGAGTCACGTCTCCGCTCAGCGATGTCACCGGCTCAACTCTCCGGTATTGATGCCTCTATCGTCGCCAACATACGCCCAGCCGCCGACGGAATCTCTTCAGCGTTTACGGCCATCGATGATGGTTCTGTATGGATCGCCCACGGTGGTCAAATATCGGTTTATGACTGGAACCTCTCTCACGCTGGCACTTTTCGCACTCACCTCGATAACATAACTTCCATCTGCCGCGCCTGGCCGGAGGTTGCAGCTATTGGATCGGACTCCGGAGCTGGTCTCCACTTCTACGACTTCTCCGGCGGGCGCCATATTGGTACACTTCACTGGACCGACCCCTCTGATCCGCGGATATACAAAGCCGAAGTCACTGCGATCGCTAATTCGCCTACTCTTGTTTTTGCCTCGTTTGCGTGTCCGCATAGGGAGAACTGCATCCTTGTGATTGACGATTCAACTCTCCAGATCGTATCGGAACTCGGCAGGCAGTCCGGTAGCTCAGCGAAAAACATGCCCCCCGGGAAGCTCACGTGGATGCCGGAGACGGGCGTGCTGATAGGGAGTGCGGTGACGTGCGGGGCATTCGGATACTCAGGTTACATACGAATATGGGATCCGAGGTCGGGGATTGTGGTTTGGGAGACGAACGAACCAGGTTCTGGACGAAGCAGCAGGTTTGGAGACCCATTGGCTGACGTGGACGTCGACATTGAGGAGTCAATTATGTTCAAAATCTGTTCGAAATCTGGAGACTTGGCAATGGCGGATTTGCGTAAATTAGGTGATGATCCATGGGTATATGTGACAGAGAAAAACCCCAGTATGAGAAACACAAGCAGTGGAGGAGGCAATAGTGTGGTGCATTGTTATAGGAGCCAAGCTTTTGTGGGGAGAGAAGGGAGTTTAGAGGTCTGGTCAATGGTTGAGGATAGAAAAGACGGTGAACCAGAGAGAGTTTATAGAAGAAACTTTGTGGATAAAGTGGAGGATTCAGAGAGAGGGTTGATTAGGAAAATTGAAGGTGGTGGAGATAGGTTGTTTGTTAGTAGAGATGATGTTGAAGGCGTTGAGGTGTGGGAAAGTTCTTATTTTTCTGGTGCAATTCCAGTCTTGTGACACAagcttttgatttcttttagctATAAGAAAGTTTATTGTTCATAGTCTTGTTTAAGTTTCTATAGGATGTGAAAGGAAAGTTGTAAACCGATAGACTTGTAGAAATTAAGAATCAAATCCATGGGGCAAAGTTTCTAGCAGTTGAAACCTTAACTGCTCACGGTTGGTGATTTCTCAGGGATATGAAATCAAACATCTTTCTGGTAATTGCTTTGTGTTTGGATTCTGCGACTTGTTTTGCTGGAGTTTTGTTTTTAATTGTTTATTGGATTCTTTTTACTGTCAATCTTTCAATGTTTGCTGCATCTCAGTTTTCTTTTCTCTGTTCCTTGTTCTTTTGATAATATTTATGCTGGTTGTAGATTGATAGTCTTGGATGGTGATGAGTTAGGGATTGGTTGTTTTGTTTTGGCTATTGGGCTCTTTAGGGGAATCTCAATGTTTGAAGTGAAGATGATTGAATTCCAAACAGAATGCAGCATGATATGTAAAGCAGTGAAAGTAGGCAATCACTCAGAAGATGAGGAGTTCAAAACTTGGAAGTAACTAGTCTACTCTCCTTAGCCATTAGAGAATGTATTTGTGATGTTCAAATATCTTGTAACTCATATTTTTGTGATGTTCTACAGGTTTAGGAGCCTGAGAATCTCATACCTAGTGAAACAGTAAGAAGTAAGCTTCTTCCTATGTTGAAAATTTATGCTGATTCTTTGGCTGCCTTTTATTATGTCATTCTACCagagaaagctatatttgccaAGAGCAAGTGGCGGAAGTTACTGTTGCTAAAAATTTGGGATTGAAACTGGCAGCTAGTGTGTTCGCAGTGCTTTCCAAGCTGTGAATTATTGTAACATCTTCTTTTGTTCCTGATGCAGCAGCATCACCCGTTCAGGTATATTTGGGTTTTGGTACTTATGTTACCACTCCTAATTCTGATTGCCAGTTTGAGATCTGCTCTTTGTTTGCGCCGCCCTTGGTCTGCTTTGATTGAGCTCTTTGAGGCTCTGTTGGCATGTTTGGTTGCCTGTCAAGTTTTTGGCATCATCAAGTCATCAACGTGCTGATATGCTCAGCACAGACACAGACTAAACGTCCAACCCATTTGTTTTTTCCTGCCTGCACTGTTTAAGGAGTGATACTTGTTTTGTATCAATGAAATGTGAAATAAGGAAATGGATGGATGCTGGAATGCGCTGCAAAAAGGTTAGAATGAAGTCCATAGTTGCATAAACGAGCAGTTGGTGGCACAGAGCACGCTCTTACGCTATGTTTGGTATGACCGTTCCGGCGGGAACGGAACGGTCAATTGCTTTCTCCAAAGGAATTCCGTCGTTTGGTATGACAGACAACATTCCGGAATTGATCCATGTTCCGCTCTTCTCCGGAATTGAGGATTCCCGTCTCCCCCCCAGGGATTCTGTATTCCAGGCGGAATGGGAACTTGTTTGATAAGGTTATGACAAATTTGTCCCTTTGAATACTCTTTGAACACCCTATTTCTCAGCTGATATCCATGTCAACCGAGGTCCAAGCTTGGACAAGCAAAATGGATTTGCAGAGTCGCATGGCCAAGAGGATGAGTTATTGATGATAGGGGCTCGATGAGTTCTCGTTAATGGAGGCTCGATGATGAACAAGCAAGGAGTCCTCTTTGGAAGCTTCTGGGTTTCATTGCTGGATAAGATCTGGAAATCCATCTGGTCAATCTCACTCAAATTTTATCCAATCAAAGAATGACACTCAACATTCATGGAAATTGCTTGGTTTAATGATGCTACTACATTAATTACAAAATGTTATGTTGTCATGACAGAAGCCCAAATTGCAAAACCCACATAATACTCTTGACTAACAAAATTTGGATGCCATATGGTTAAGAAAAATTTGGCTAAAATGCATATCTCACGCCTGAAATTGTATTAGTGTTTTTTAAGGAAGACTTGGATAATTTTGTCTTTTATCTATTATTCTCGATAATTTTCTTGTCACAATTCCTTCACCAATCAAACATCGGAATCTAAGAAattctctttcccattcctgttCTCGTTCCCGCTCCCGTTCCATTCTCTCGACTAACTAAACATAGTGTTACGGAATTGGCAGAGTGAGTATGGAGATGTTGGTTGGTTGATGTTAAATATGTTACGGAGCTCGACTTGCAGGCATTCTTTAAGGGGAGATACCAGTTTGTGTCTTTCCTTCAATGAAATTCATTTATCAttttaagaaaggaaaagttAAAAATTTCAATTCATCTAAATTTTCATAGTCTGTAAAGGTCAAATATTTAACCTATTGTTTGATTAATGCTATTGTTTGTATCGACTTGATAGCATTAATCAAACATTGATGGATCGAGTAAGTCCTCATATTTTTAGCTTATAAACTCCAAAAAAGAATTGCAATGCTATGCACAACCATGTAATACCGTGCACACTTTGAGAATgatattatacaaatttgtcatttgggCATTTAATATGAGTTTAAATTCGACCCGTCAATAGAATAAATTAGATAAAAACTTAGTATGTATCCACATAAAGTTACTCTGCCCAAACCACTATTCTACATTACAATCACATCATTCCTCCTTCCGTGGCATATTCAACGTGACATTCTTATTCCTGTCAAATTTGTTCTAAGTTAAGGAACGTGGAAAACCTTTATAAATGTATATGCAAAATGAGAAGAGGCACACATATAATTATAGGATTATTTAACATGGTAAATACTTGCATAAATAGCCCGGGCCTTCTATGGGCTTTACGTGGTAATTCAATGGATTGTATGAGTTAACCTGCGGCCCATAGAagattatatttttatattttgtttactttttctaCACCCAAGCTTGACCCAGATCCAACAAATATTGATGGTCTGGCATTCTAAAACGCACAGCACTAGTGGGAATACTACTATCAGAACCACCGTTCAGGCGGAGCATCGATTTCAATTGACAAACCCTAACAAAAGGGTTCCCTTATGAGCTGAAAGAAAATCTCATTCGTGTGTTTCCCTTCATTGATGCGGTGGCAGCTGCGAGTGTTGAAGCAAATTTGCGGACGTAGTTGTGGTAATT
Protein-coding regions in this window:
- the LOC119997922 gene encoding photosystem II 5 kDa protein, chloroplastic-like, translating into MASRTMTASFLASPVTKHQPFAGARRGLIVAKASRPIEGERLSLDNKEESGSGRRRELVFAAAAAAACSIAKVAMADEPKRGSPDARKKYAPICVTMPTASICRY
- the LOC119997920 gene encoding sulfite reductase [ferredoxin], chloroplastic-like, yielding MATSSFGAANAVVSKDPKIRIQSFNGLRASNSFALTRNLRVIPSPRARPSVIRAVSTPVKPDTAAGPKRSNVEIIKENSNFIRYPLNEELLTDAQNVNEAATQLIKFHGSYQQYNRDERGTRSYSFMIRTKNPCGKVSNKLYLTMDDLADQFGIGTLRLTTRQTFQLHGVLKQNLKTALTSIIRSMASTLGACGDLNRNVLAPPAPFVRKDYQFAQKTAENIAALLTPQSGFYYDMWLDGEKIMSAEPPEVVKARNDNSHGTNFPDLPEPIYGTQFLPRKFKIAVTVPTDNSVDILTNDIGVVVVSDENGEPQGFNIYVGGGMGRTHRLESTFPRLAEPLGYVPKEDILYVVKAIVVTQRENGRRDDRKYSRMKYLISSWGIEKFRNVVEQYYGKKLEPFRELPEWEFKSYLGWHEQGDGGFFCGLQIDSGRIRGNMKKALREVIEKYDLNMRITPSQNLILCDVRDEWKRPISTVLAQAGLLQPTYVDPLNITAMACPAFPLCSLAVTEAERGIPDILKRVRAVFEKVGLTYDDSVVIRITGCPNGCARPYMAELGLVGDGPNSYQIWLGGAANQTRLATAFMDKVKVQDFEKVLEPLFYYWKRERQSKESFGNFTNRLGFEKLKELIDKYETPELSPSH
- the LOC119997332 gene encoding protein ENDOPLASMIC RETICULUM-ARRESTED PEN3-like, coding for MPSTMDNGYSNIAPAPPSNDRIMLNVGGTLFETTISTLESGGPDSLLAALANRPSHESQPVFIDRDPEIFSVLLTLLRSNRIPSTASRFSKQELTDEALYYGIESRLRSAMSPAQLSGIDASIVANIRPAADGISSAFTAIDDGSVWIAHGGQISVYDWNLSHAGTFRTHLDNITSICRAWPEVAAIGSDSGAGLHFYDFSGGRHIGTLHWTDPSDPRIYKAEVTAIANSPTLVFASFACPHRENCILVIDDSTLQIVSELGRQSGSSAKNMPPGKLTWMPETGVLIGSAVTCGAFGYSGYIRIWDPRSGIVVWETNEPGSGRSSRFGDPLADVDVDIEESIMFKICSKSGDLAMADLRKLGDDPWVYVTEKNPSMRNTSSGGGNSVVHCYRSQAFVGREGSLEVWSMVEDRKDGEPERVYRRNFVDKVEDSERGLIRKIEGGGDRLFVSRDDVEGVEVWESSYFSGAIPVL